The Metabacillus sediminilitoris genome window below encodes:
- a CDS encoding polysaccharide biosynthesis protein: MFKDKTLLITGGTGSFGNAVMERFLDSDIKEIRIFSRDEKKQDDMRKLYKNDKLKFYIGDVRDLASVKNAMHGVDYVFHAAALKQVPSCEFFPLEAVKTNVLGTENVLTAAIDYGVKKVICLSTDKAAYPINAMGISKAMMEKVFVAKSKTVDPNKTLICGTRYGNVMASRGSVIPLFIEQIKNGQPLTVTDPNMTRYLMSLEEAVELVIFAFQNAEAGDIMVQKAPASLIGDLAIALKELFKANNEIKVIGTRHGEKLYETLLTREEYVVAEDLGGFFRVPADNRDLNYGKYFEQGNEKLSIDEEYNSHNTHRLNIEQIKGKLMQLEYIKEELDKWKVLV, encoded by the coding sequence ATGTTTAAAGATAAAACTTTATTGATAACAGGTGGTACAGGCTCTTTCGGTAATGCCGTAATGGAAAGATTCTTAGATAGTGATATAAAAGAAATCCGTATCTTTTCACGAGATGAAAAAAAGCAAGATGATATGCGTAAATTGTATAAGAATGACAAATTGAAGTTTTACATTGGTGATGTAAGGGACCTAGCAAGTGTAAAAAACGCAATGCATGGGGTTGATTATGTTTTTCATGCAGCTGCTCTTAAACAAGTTCCTTCATGTGAATTTTTCCCTCTAGAGGCTGTAAAAACGAACGTATTAGGTACTGAAAATGTATTAACAGCTGCAATAGATTATGGAGTAAAAAAGGTAATTTGTCTTTCAACAGACAAAGCAGCTTATCCAATTAATGCTATGGGTATTTCAAAAGCAATGATGGAAAAAGTATTTGTTGCTAAATCAAAAACTGTTGATCCAAATAAAACACTTATCTGTGGGACTAGATATGGAAATGTTATGGCTTCACGTGGTTCAGTTATCCCATTATTTATCGAACAAATAAAAAATGGTCAGCCATTAACAGTCACTGATCCAAACATGACTAGATATTTAATGAGTCTTGAAGAGGCTGTTGAGTTAGTTATATTTGCATTTCAAAATGCAGAGGCTGGAGATATTATGGTTCAAAAAGCACCGGCTAGCCTAATTGGGGATTTAGCTATAGCTTTAAAAGAACTTTTTAAGGCAAATAATGAGATAAAAGTTATTGGTACTCGTCATGGAGAAAAATTATATGAGACTCTCTTAACAAGAGAAGAGTATGTTGTAGCAGAAGATTTAGGTGGTTTCTTTAGGGTTCCAGCTGATAATCGTGATTTAAACTATGGAAAATATTTTGAACAAGGTAATGAAAAACTTTCAATTGATGAAGAATACAATTCCCATAATACACATCGTCTAAACATCGAGCAAATTAAGGGGAAATTAATGCAACTCGAGTATATAAAAGAAGAACTTGACAAGTGGAAGGTGCTCGTATGA
- a CDS encoding glycosyltransferase family 4 protein, with the protein MKGERDLKKHILVVAQYFYPEQFRINDICTEWVKRGYKVTVITGIPNYPQGKYYDGYGLFKKRKEIYKGIEIIRIPLIPRGNNPIMLALNYLSFVASGFFWSLFTKIKADFVFIYEVSPMTQALPGVWYAKNRRIPCYLYVTDLWPENVEIVAGIKNERILNIIGKMVDYIYRRCNRIFTSSKSFIEAINMRGVELDKLEFWPQYAEDFYVPVDKDNVSVSEIPQDDAFNIIFAGNIGVAQGLNILPEVAHILKNNSMKVRFNIVGDGRYKNSLINLVNEFDVSDMFNFISKQPATRIPEFMAVCDATLISLSKSKVFSITLPAKTQSCLACGIPVIVSADGEIQNVINKAKAGICSDAGDAKQLAENIRNLVLMSSEELQRMSRNAIDYYKENFDKNKLLNRMDELFKKN; encoded by the coding sequence ATGAAGGGTGAAAGGGATTTGAAAAAACATATATTGGTTGTAGCACAATATTTCTATCCTGAACAATTTCGTATTAATGATATTTGTACAGAATGGGTTAAAAGAGGTTATAAAGTAACAGTGATTACTGGTATTCCAAACTACCCTCAAGGCAAGTATTATGATGGATATGGATTATTTAAGAAAAGAAAAGAAATATATAAAGGTATAGAGATTATTAGGATTCCACTTATTCCAAGAGGTAATAATCCAATAATGCTTGCATTAAATTATTTATCCTTTGTAGCTTCTGGCTTTTTCTGGAGTTTATTCACAAAAATAAAGGCTGATTTTGTTTTTATATATGAAGTTTCTCCGATGACTCAAGCACTTCCGGGTGTATGGTATGCAAAAAACAGAAGGATACCATGTTATCTGTATGTTACTGACTTATGGCCTGAAAACGTAGAAATTGTTGCGGGGATTAAAAATGAGCGTATTTTAAATATAATCGGAAAAATGGTTGATTATATATATAGACGTTGTAATAGAATATTTACTTCCTCAAAGAGTTTTATAGAAGCTATTAATATGCGTGGTGTGGAGCTAGATAAATTAGAATTTTGGCCTCAATATGCTGAGGATTTTTATGTTCCTGTTGATAAAGATAATGTATCAGTATCAGAAATTCCTCAAGATGATGCATTTAATATTATTTTTGCAGGTAATATTGGTGTTGCACAAGGTTTGAATATACTACCTGAAGTAGCACACATTTTAAAGAATAATAGCATGAAGGTTCGATTTAATATAGTTGGAGATGGACGTTATAAAAATTCATTAATAAATCTAGTTAACGAATTTGATGTTTCAGATATGTTTAATTTTATATCTAAACAGCCTGCCACGAGAATTCCAGAGTTCATGGCAGTATGTGATGCAACATTAATAAGTCTTTCTAAAAGTAAAGTATTTTCTATAACCTTACCTGCAAAAACACAATCTTGTTTAGCCTGTGGGATCCCTGTAATAGTTTCGGCTGATGGAGAAATACAAAATGTTATAAATAAGGCTAAAGCAGGTATTTGTAGTGATGCTGGAGATGCAAAGCAACTTGCTGAAAATATTCGGAATTTGGTTTTAATGTCTTCGGAAGAATTACAAAGGATGTCAAGAAACGCAATTGATTATTATAAGGAAAATTTTGATAAAAATAAGTTGTTAAATAGAATGGATGAACTTTTCAAAAAAAACTAA
- a CDS encoding NAD-dependent epimerase/dehydratase family protein: MKKILITGKNSYVGMSLERWLGEYPEKYSIDSISLRDDSWKEKDCSGYDVVFHVAGIAHVSSDPKMEEMYYKVNRDLTIEFAKKAKGEGVKQFIFMSSIIVYGDSSRDKKVIDKNTVPTPSNFYGNSKLQAEEAIKPLESDNFKIAIIRPPMIYGKGSKGNYSKLAKIARKLPIFPDIDNQRSMLHIDNLCEFIRLMIDNEESGLFFPQNREYVKTSEMVRLIAEIYGKKIKLTKVFNPFFKVAGMKIGLINKVFGNLIYEKSMSDYKGNYQINNLKKTIELTEE, translated from the coding sequence ATGAAAAAAATACTTATTACAGGAAAGAACAGCTATGTAGGTATGAGTTTGGAGAGATGGCTTGGCGAATATCCTGAAAAATACTCAATAGATTCTATAAGTTTAAGAGATGATTCATGGAAGGAAAAGGATTGCTCGGGATATGATGTTGTGTTTCATGTAGCAGGGATAGCACATGTTTCTTCAGATCCTAAAATGGAAGAGATGTATTACAAAGTAAATCGTGACCTTACAATAGAATTTGCTAAAAAGGCCAAAGGTGAAGGTGTAAAGCAGTTTATTTTTATGAGCAGTATAATTGTATATGGTGATAGTAGTAGAGATAAAAAAGTCATTGATAAAAATACAGTACCTACTCCAAGTAACTTTTATGGTAATAGTAAATTGCAGGCAGAAGAGGCTATCAAGCCTTTAGAGAGTGATAATTTTAAAATCGCTATTATTAGACCTCCAATGATTTATGGTAAAGGATCTAAAGGGAATTATTCCAAGTTGGCAAAAATTGCTCGAAAACTACCGATCTTTCCAGATATAGATAATCAACGCAGTATGCTTCATATAGATAATCTTTGTGAATTTATTAGGCTAATGATTGACAATGAAGAGAGTGGATTATTCTTTCCACAAAATCGGGAGTATGTTAAAACAAGTGAAATGGTCAGATTGATTGCTGAGATTTATGGAAAGAAGATTAAACTAACGAAAGTTTTCAATCCTTTTTTTAAAGTTGCGGGGATGAAAATTGGGTTAATAAATAAGGTTTTTGGCAATTTAATTTATGAAAAAAGTATGAGTGATTATAAGGGAAATTATCAAATAAATAATCTTAAGAAAACAATTGAATTAACTGAGGAGTAA
- a CDS encoding sugar transferase has protein sequence MYLKIKRLIDIILSLIGIIVLSPILLILIIAIKLDSRGPVLFKQKRVGLHKTHFKILKFRTMRIDTPKDTPTHLLGNPEQYITRVGKFLRKTSLDELPQIWNIFVGQMSIIGPRPALWNQYDLIAERDKYGANDVPPGLTGWAQINGRDELPIEIKAKLDGEYVKGIGFLMDIMCFFGTIISVLKSDGVVEGGTGAKKEVVSNKESISK, from the coding sequence ATGTATTTGAAGATAAAAAGATTGATAGATATCATTCTTTCTCTAATAGGAATAATTGTTTTATCACCGATATTATTAATTCTTATTATAGCTATTAAGTTGGATTCAAGGGGTCCGGTGTTATTTAAACAAAAGCGTGTCGGTCTTCATAAAACTCATTTTAAAATTTTAAAGTTCCGTACTATGAGAATAGATACGCCCAAGGATACTCCTACTCATTTATTAGGGAACCCTGAACAATATATTACTAGGGTAGGTAAGTTCCTTAGAAAGACTTCATTAGATGAACTACCTCAAATTTGGAACATCTTTGTTGGTCAGATGAGCATTATCGGTCCTCGTCCTGCTTTATGGAATCAGTATGATTTGATTGCAGAACGTGATAAATATGGTGCTAATGATGTGCCTCCTGGATTAACTGGTTGGGCACAGATTAATGGAAGGGATGAACTCCCTATTGAGATTAAGGCAAAGTTGGATGGAGAGTATGTTAAGGGCATTGGCTTCTTAATGGATATTATGTGCTTCTTTGGGACTATAATTAGTGTTTTAAAAAGTGACGGGGTTGTTGAAGGTGGAACTGGAGCTAAAAAGGAAGTTGTGAGCAATAAGGAGAGCATTTCTAAATGA
- a CDS encoding polysaccharide biosynthesis protein, with product MSYSKRMSLLMGMDSIIVLFSIYIGYYILNPYFSFYNLQLLVISSLTLLFSHHVFAFIYRLYHKAWEYASVGELVTIVKAITYSIVTAAGVQLIVNGHIYVRVLFITWLLHMCLIGGSRFSWRIVRARIIKSDVKKKKALIVGAGSAGTMLVRQLLKNNDSELKPVAFVDDDFSKQKLQIYGVTVLGKSEDIPKIVENNEIDHIIIAIPSLSKHEIQRIFQECSKTNAQTKIMPMIEDIVTGKVAVNQFRDVQVEDLLGRDPVELDIQSISKKLTGKTILVTGAGGSIGSEICRQVSKFKPKKLLLLGHGENSIYSIDMELRNQVKDEVEIIPIIADVQDRNRIFEVMEYHRPDVVYHAAAHKHVPLMEYNPKEAVKNNVIGTKNVAEAADTFGVGTFVLVSSDKAVNPTNVMGSTKRIAEMVIQELNKHSDTKFVAVRFGNVLGSRGSVIPLFKKQIHAGGPVTVTHPEMTRYFMTIPEASRLVMQAGALARGGEIFVLDMGEPVKIVDLAENLIKLSGYTVDEIGIKFAGIRPGEKMFEELLGENEVHSEAVFPKIFVGKTVGFEYERVKTLIENYESFDVEYIREYVLGLANKNEDLLVKSAN from the coding sequence TTGAGTTATTCTAAACGGATGTCACTTCTGATGGGGATGGATTCAATCATTGTCTTGTTCTCAATCTATATCGGCTATTATATTTTAAATCCTTATTTTAGTTTTTATAATTTACAATTGCTGGTTATTAGTTCTTTAACCTTACTTTTTAGTCATCATGTGTTTGCATTTATTTATCGTTTATACCATAAGGCATGGGAATATGCGAGTGTTGGTGAACTTGTAACGATTGTAAAGGCTATAACTTACTCGATCGTCACAGCTGCTGGAGTGCAGTTAATTGTAAATGGTCACATTTATGTTCGAGTTCTATTTATCACATGGCTTTTACATATGTGTTTAATAGGAGGGTCAAGGTTCTCTTGGAGAATTGTTAGAGCAAGGATTATTAAGTCGGACGTAAAGAAAAAGAAAGCACTTATTGTTGGAGCAGGTTCAGCTGGTACAATGCTTGTTCGTCAATTGTTAAAAAATAACGATAGTGAACTAAAACCAGTTGCTTTTGTTGATGACGATTTTTCAAAGCAGAAGCTTCAAATATATGGTGTGACAGTTTTAGGGAAGTCAGAGGATATTCCTAAAATTGTTGAAAACAATGAGATTGATCATATTATCATTGCGATTCCGTCACTTAGTAAACATGAAATTCAAAGAATTTTTCAAGAGTGTAGTAAAACTAACGCACAAACGAAAATTATGCCAATGATTGAGGATATTGTTACAGGAAAAGTAGCAGTGAATCAATTCCGTGATGTTCAGGTGGAAGATTTATTAGGGCGTGATCCAGTAGAATTAGATATTCAAAGTATTTCGAAGAAACTGACTGGAAAGACGATTCTTGTGACAGGAGCTGGTGGCTCCATTGGTTCGGAGATTTGTAGGCAAGTAAGTAAATTTAAGCCGAAGAAATTATTGCTTTTAGGCCATGGTGAAAATTCTATTTATAGTATTGATATGGAGTTAAGAAATCAAGTTAAAGATGAAGTTGAAATCATTCCAATTATTGCCGATGTACAAGATCGAAATAGAATATTTGAAGTAATGGAATATCATAGACCAGATGTTGTGTATCATGCAGCGGCTCATAAACATGTACCTTTGATGGAATATAATCCAAAGGAAGCTGTAAAAAATAATGTAATTGGGACGAAGAATGTGGCAGAGGCTGCGGATACGTTTGGAGTTGGTACTTTTGTACTTGTTTCATCTGACAAAGCAGTGAATCCAACGAATGTGATGGGTTCTACAAAGCGGATTGCGGAGATGGTAATTCAGGAATTGAATAAGCATAGTGATACGAAATTTGTTGCTGTTCGATTTGGAAATGTACTTGGTAGCCGTGGTAGTGTTATTCCGCTGTTTAAAAAGCAAATACATGCTGGTGGACCAGTTACAGTGACACATCCTGAAATGACGAGGTATTTTATGACAATTCCTGAAGCATCACGTTTAGTGATGCAAGCTGGGGCACTTGCCCGCGGTGGCGAGATTTTTGTCCTTGATATGGGTGAGCCTGTAAAGATTGTTGATTTGGCGGAAAATCTTATTAAACTATCAGGTTATACAGTTGATGAAATTGGGATTAAGTTTGCTGGGATTAGACCAGGTGAAAAGATGTTTGAGGAGCTTCTTGGTGAGAATGAAGTTCATAGTGAGGCTGTGTTTCCAAAGATTTTTGTTGGGAAAACGGTTGGGTTTGAGTATGAGCGAGTGAAGACTTTGATTGAGAATTATGAAAGTTTTGATGTGGAATATATTCGTGAGTATGTATTAGGGTTAGCTAATAAAAATGAAGATTTGTTAGTAAAAAGTGCGAATTAA
- a CDS encoding tyrosine-protein phosphatase yields the protein MIDIHSHILPGVDDGAQSIEDSIEMAKQAVNEGITKIIATPHHQNGKYVNKKQDIIDRVLELNSLFSNKKIPLEVLPGQETRIFGELLENLEKGEILTLNNLNYIFVELPSGHVPRYTEKLLFDVQLQGLTPVIVHPERNAEIMENPNKLLNLVKKGALTQVTAGSITGHFGKKIKKFSLDLIDANLTHFLASDAHNVSNRSFKIRESISEIEKEFGSQAVYYFQENAELLIKGQAVYNQEPSQIKRRKFLGFF from the coding sequence ATGATCGATATTCATAGTCATATTCTCCCTGGTGTAGACGATGGTGCTCAGTCCATCGAAGATTCAATAGAGATGGCAAAACAGGCTGTAAACGAAGGGATCACGAAAATAATTGCAACACCTCATCATCAGAATGGGAAGTATGTTAATAAAAAGCAAGATATTATAGATAGAGTATTAGAGCTTAATAGTTTATTTTCGAATAAGAAAATACCGTTGGAAGTTTTACCGGGACAAGAAACACGAATCTTTGGTGAGTTATTAGAGAATCTTGAAAAAGGTGAAATCCTCACTCTTAATAACTTAAACTACATCTTTGTGGAATTGCCTTCGGGTCATGTCCCAAGGTATACGGAGAAACTCTTGTTTGATGTACAGTTGCAGGGATTGACGCCAGTGATCGTGCATCCAGAAAGAAATGCAGAGATTATGGAGAATCCGAACAAACTGCTTAATCTTGTAAAAAAAGGTGCACTAACACAAGTTACCGCAGGAAGTATAACAGGACACTTTGGAAAAAAGATTAAAAAATTTTCGCTAGATTTGATAGACGCTAACTTGACTCATTTTTTAGCTTCAGATGCACACAATGTTTCTAATAGAAGCTTTAAAATTAGGGAATCGATTTCTGAGATAGAGAAAGAGTTTGGTAGTCAGGCGGTGTATTATTTTCAAGAAAATGCTGAACTTCTAATTAAAGGACAGGCTGTTTATAATCAAGAGCCAAGTCAAATTAAGCGTAGGAAGTTTTTAGGGTTTTTCTGA
- a CDS encoding CpsD/CapB family tyrosine-protein kinase, producing the protein MEQEVSQLARKDRQKIFQLQNRSLISLTNPKSPIAEQFRTVRTNIQFSSVDEELQTIIVTSAGPAEGKSTTTANLAVVFAQQGKRVLLIDADLRKPTVHYTFRTENHVGLSNVLTRQASLDEAVKTTDQENLWVLSSGPIPPNPSELLGSRGMNALFELAKNEYDVIILDSPPVLAVTDAQVLSNLADGVVLVVSSGKTEIDSAKKAKELLESAKAKIIGVVLNNKKVQDSQYYYYYGGK; encoded by the coding sequence ATGGAACAAGAGGTGAGTCAGTTGGCTCGTAAAGATAGACAGAAGATTTTTCAATTGCAAAACAGAAGTTTAATCTCATTAACAAATCCAAAATCACCAATCGCAGAGCAATTCCGTACTGTCCGTACGAATATCCAGTTTTCCAGTGTTGATGAAGAGCTGCAAACAATCATTGTTACCTCTGCTGGTCCAGCTGAAGGGAAATCAACAACAACAGCAAACTTAGCCGTTGTCTTCGCGCAGCAGGGTAAACGTGTGTTATTAATTGATGCAGATTTAAGGAAACCAACAGTACATTATACGTTCCGTACTGAGAACCACGTTGGTTTATCAAATGTATTAACAAGACAAGCATCACTTGATGAAGCAGTGAAAACTACAGATCAAGAAAATCTTTGGGTATTGTCAAGTGGTCCGATTCCACCAAATCCTTCAGAGTTACTTGGATCAAGAGGAATGAATGCTTTATTTGAGCTTGCAAAGAATGAGTATGATGTCATCATCCTTGATTCACCACCAGTATTAGCTGTAACAGATGCGCAAGTATTGTCAAATCTAGCTGATGGGGTTGTACTTGTTGTTAGCAGCGGTAAAACAGAAATCGATTCTGCGAAGAAAGCAAAGGAACTTCTTGAAAGTGCAAAAGCGAAAATAATAGGTGTTGTATTAAACAATAAGAAAGTTCAAGACAGTCAGTATTATTATTACTACGGGGGAAAATAG
- a CDS encoding YveK family protein, which yields MEETISLKELFQTLKKRLTLIIIITAIATATSGIVSYFLLTPMYQSSTQILVNQSKSDQQVYNPGEVQTNLQLINTYTVIIKSPAILDKVINQEKLDMSAVALNELITVGSEQDSQVVNITVQNEDPQKAADIANAIAKTFQTEISKIMNVDNVTVLTQAQIGEDPSPIKPQPVLNMAIALVVGLMAGVGIAFLLEYLDNTIKTEQDIENQLGLPVLGAITKINMEGELNPQAIKVKFNGTRGESVGS from the coding sequence ATGGAAGAAACTATCAGCTTGAAGGAGCTGTTTCAGACTTTAAAGAAACGTCTCACACTTATCATCATCATCACAGCCATTGCAACTGCCACTAGTGGAATTGTTAGTTATTTTCTCCTAACACCTATGTATCAATCTTCAACGCAAATTCTTGTCAATCAATCAAAAAGTGATCAACAAGTATATAATCCAGGTGAAGTTCAAACAAACCTTCAATTAATTAACACATATACCGTGATTATTAAAAGTCCAGCGATTTTAGATAAAGTGATTAACCAAGAAAAATTAGATATGTCAGCTGTAGCACTTAATGAATTAATAACAGTAGGAAGTGAACAAGACTCACAGGTTGTAAATATAACTGTTCAAAATGAAGATCCACAAAAAGCTGCAGACATTGCTAACGCAATTGCCAAAACGTTTCAAACTGAAATTTCAAAAATTATGAATGTAGATAATGTAACAGTTTTAACACAAGCACAAATTGGCGAGGATCCATCACCAATCAAACCACAACCAGTGTTAAATATGGCCATTGCATTAGTCGTTGGTTTAATGGCAGGTGTAGGTATAGCGTTCTTACTTGAATACCTTGATAACACAATCAAAACAGAGCAGGATATTGAAAATCAACTAGGGCTTCCAGTATTAGGTGCGATTACAAAGATTAATATGGAAGGCGAATTAAATCCGCAAGCTATTAAAGTAAAGTTTAATGGAACAAGAGGTGAGTCAGTTGGCTCGTAA
- a CDS encoding SWIM zinc finger family protein gives MMLGRDLSKELVLGAGEQIKKLLSNKDEDDRNLIKKGLILYRQGSIYNVSTTSHTVSAKVQDVTSVQVELDLDDFVMSSCTCPSQEICRHRIAAFLYVYASVDRVGTFVDYWKEEMSVDDVLKKHVRKASSFYKPDKEYEDSSLASWIVFFDRQYDEWYEHVSSPHQLFQSLFHQYYSTLKQKAPKSPEMKQFFIVQASVTVFLKILKLLNETNPSDYMLQHIIYPYIDQLTDNVGAAIREMKRYALPFALDPLLVDSVERFRELLYTSKHYQYERSHLYQLLWIELLRRDKFISIEREWLEERLHDELKQESPYAVEMETALMHMDFLQSRDEQIFTTLRKLTPAALPFTFNWVEDILKKKNWKRLSGWISYLMDHSTEYIHSSVHFDEKRQTIRYMLNLIKEYSDAMKDDQLFENACRNMLPFSYAEYDDYLLQKEKYKNWIELQTLLGFSLSELDSYVLKDIEKNEPGVLLPIYVKSVQDEIRLKSRENYKRAVRYLKRIKAQYKKLKREEVWENYILTLAEEHKRLRAFKEELKKGKLIHD, from the coding sequence ATGATGCTTGGTCGAGATCTTAGTAAAGAACTTGTACTTGGTGCCGGTGAGCAAATAAAAAAATTGCTTTCAAATAAGGATGAGGATGATCGGAATTTAATTAAAAAAGGTCTCATCTTATATCGGCAAGGCAGTATTTATAACGTAAGTACGACAAGTCATACGGTTTCAGCAAAGGTACAGGATGTGACAAGTGTTCAGGTTGAGCTTGATTTGGATGATTTTGTGATGAGTTCATGTACATGTCCATCACAGGAGATTTGCAGGCACCGGATTGCTGCTTTCCTTTATGTATATGCAAGTGTAGACCGAGTTGGCACTTTTGTAGACTATTGGAAAGAAGAGATGTCTGTTGATGATGTGTTAAAGAAACATGTTCGAAAAGCAAGCTCTTTTTATAAGCCTGATAAGGAGTATGAGGATTCATCCTTAGCAAGCTGGATTGTTTTTTTTGATCGTCAATATGATGAATGGTATGAACATGTGTCATCACCGCACCAGCTATTTCAAAGTCTTTTTCATCAGTACTATTCGACTCTTAAGCAAAAGGCACCGAAGTCTCCTGAGATGAAGCAGTTTTTTATTGTGCAAGCATCTGTGACCGTGTTTTTGAAGATTTTGAAGCTGCTTAATGAGACGAATCCAAGTGACTATATGTTGCAACATATTATTTATCCGTATATTGATCAACTTACAGACAATGTCGGGGCAGCGATTCGTGAGATGAAGCGGTATGCCTTGCCATTTGCGCTTGATCCGCTTTTGGTTGATAGTGTGGAACGGTTTCGGGAGCTGCTTTATACGAGTAAGCATTATCAGTATGAACGTAGTCATCTTTATCAGCTGCTTTGGATTGAGCTTTTGCGAAGAGACAAGTTTATCTCGATTGAACGTGAGTGGCTTGAAGAACGTCTCCACGATGAATTGAAGCAGGAATCGCCTTATGCTGTGGAAATGGAAACAGCGTTAATGCATATGGATTTCCTTCAGTCACGTGATGAGCAGATTTTTACTACTTTACGGAAGCTGACTCCTGCGGCATTGCCATTTACGTTTAATTGGGTTGAAGATATTTTGAAAAAGAAAAATTGGAAACGGCTTTCTGGCTGGATTTCCTATTTGATGGACCATTCAACAGAGTATATTCATAGTTCGGTGCATTTTGATGAAAAACGGCAGACGATTCGTTATATGTTGAATTTAATTAAAGAGTATAGTGATGCAATGAAGGATGATCAGCTTTTTGAAAATGCCTGCCGGAACATGCTTCCGTTTAGTTATGCGGAGTATGATGACTATCTCTTACAGAAGGAAAAATACAAGAATTGGATTGAGCTACAGACTCTTTTAGGATTTTCATTATCAGAGCTTGATTCTTATGTTTTAAAGGATATTGAAAAAAATGAGCCTGGTGTCCTGCTGCCCATTTATGTGAAATCCGTACAGGATGAGATAAGGTTGAAGTCACGTGAAAACTATAAAAGGGCTGTTCGTTATTTGAAGCGCATTAAAGCACAGTATAAAAAGCTGAAACGCGAAGAAGTGTGGGAGAATTACATCTTGACATTAGCTGAGGAGCATAAGCGTCTGCGTGCCTTTAAAGAAGAACTGAAGAAAGGGAAATTGATTCATGATTAA